Proteins from a genomic interval of Staphylococcus debuckii:
- a CDS encoding TetR/AcrR family transcriptional regulator C-terminal domain-containing protein produces the protein MKEEDLRVIKTKNNIESAFLTLFYQKEIDKISVKEITSTAQIARKTFYLHYIDKYDLLEKIFIKRLEELREICHTFKIVNLNLIVDEWLKFFYQNQKFYRTLFGDYHFKKSRQQLIQFFKEVLTEVVSEEICRQKALDYHMTLSFLGHGIIGMVDEYIENNEKNKDAIRKHIMTLLNAYRI, from the coding sequence ATGAAAGAAGAAGATTTAAGAGTGATTAAAACTAAAAATAATATTGAAAGTGCATTTTTAACTCTTTTTTATCAAAAAGAAATAGATAAAATTTCTGTTAAAGAAATCACATCAACAGCACAAATAGCGAGAAAGACATTTTATCTCCATTATATAGATAAATACGATTTGTTAGAAAAAATATTTATAAAAAGGTTAGAAGAACTAAGAGAAATTTGTCATACATTTAAAATTGTTAATTTAAATTTGATAGTAGATGAATGGTTAAAGTTTTTTTATCAAAACCAAAAGTTTTATCGCACATTATTTGGTGATTATCATTTTAAAAAGAGCCGCCAGCAATTAATTCAATTTTTCAAAGAAGTATTAACAGAAGTAGTCTCCGAAGAAATATGCCGACAGAAAGCCTTGGATTATCATATGACCTTGAGCTTTCTTGGTCATGGTATAATTGGAATGGTTGACGAGTATATAGAAAATAATGAAAAGAATAAGGATGCAATCAGAAAACATATTATGACTTTATTGAATGCTTATAGAATTTAA
- a CDS encoding alpha/beta fold hydrolase: MKHRIQVSDEVALNVDDFGSGQPLVFLHGWPANNTMFEYQADFVVENGYRYIGIDHRGFGLSDRAADGYDYDTIADDIQKVVDELNLKDIIVVGFSVGGALALKYGVKHNSSNLKKMVLLGPAGPSFVQRDGYPYGLKPEDVTALIEQINDDQPKAIGDFGEDSFFNSDIEVSDEYKQYFNAMTLTSSLIGTVKLAESLRDEDLREEIKSLDLPVYGIHGTADHVCPIEFSEYLEKEAPDYTLSKVEGAGHALFFEKKDEVNRLLLEALKK; the protein is encoded by the coding sequence ATGAAACATAGAATTCAAGTAAGCGATGAAGTTGCATTAAATGTAGATGATTTCGGCTCAGGTCAACCATTGGTGTTCTTACACGGCTGGCCAGCAAATAACACAATGTTTGAATATCAAGCAGATTTCGTTGTAGAAAACGGCTATCGTTATATCGGCATTGATCATCGTGGTTTTGGTTTATCAGACAGAGCAGCAGATGGTTATGATTATGATACTATTGCAGATGACATTCAAAAGGTTGTAGATGAATTAAACTTAAAAGATATTATAGTGGTAGGATTTTCAGTCGGCGGAGCATTAGCCTTGAAATACGGTGTCAAACATAACAGTTCGAACTTGAAGAAAATGGTCTTATTAGGACCAGCTGGACCTAGTTTCGTTCAACGCGACGGCTATCCATATGGCTTGAAACCTGAAGATGTTACAGCTTTAATCGAGCAAATTAATGATGATCAACCTAAAGCGATTGGCGACTTTGGTGAAGATTCATTCTTTAATTCAGATATTGAAGTTTCAGATGAATATAAACAATATTTCAATGCAATGACTTTAACTTCGTCTTTAATCGGTACAGTTAAACTTGCTGAATCATTGAGAGATGAAGATTTACGTGAAGAAATTAAATCATTAGATTTACCAGTATATGGTATTCACGGCACAGCAGATCATGTTTGCCCTATCGAATTCTCTGAGTATCTAGAAAAAGAAGCGCCTGATTATACACTTTCAAAAGTTGAAGGTGCAGGACATGCATTGTTCTTCGAGAAAAAAGATGAAGTGAACCGTTTATTATTAGAAGCATTGAAAAAATAA